Proteins encoded in a region of the Triticum dicoccoides isolate Atlit2015 ecotype Zavitan chromosome 3A, WEW_v2.0, whole genome shotgun sequence genome:
- the LOC119268441 gene encoding cytochrome P450 72A13-like, with protein sequence MEVDVAATRLGVGGDVSSPSSLSLLCGLAALLVLLWAVSRAAETCWLRPRRLSRALRAQGLGGAAYRFPAGDLADNGRLNEEARSKPMPLCHDIVPRVAPHLVNIVKEHGNVCITWFGPVLRMVIAEPKLVREILSDKSGHFEKFTNKRLGKLIALGLASYDGEKWAMHRRILNPAFHLEKLKSMLPAFSTCCTELISSWESKLAGSDGSHEIDIWEDFQNLTGDVISRTSFGSSFMEGRRIFQLQAEQAERIIKAFQYMYIPGYLFFPTENNKRMKQINREIEGLLRGIIEKRERAMENDGLGGDDLLGLMLQSNKERGTSRMRMSTEDVIEECKLFYFAGMETTSVLLTWTLVVLGMHPEWQDRAREEVLSVFGKDKPNFDGLSRLKTVTMILYEVLRLYPPAVTLNRKTSREMQIGGITYPAGVLLELPIIMVHHNPDVWGKDVLEFKPERFAEGISKATKDQPVFFPFGWGPRICIGQNFAMLEAKMALSMILQRFEFQLSPSYTHAPYTVITLHPQHGAQIILKSL encoded by the exons ATGGAGGTCGACGTGGCAGCAACTAGACTCGGAGTCGGAGGTGATGTGTCTTCTCCTTCATCGCTGAGCCTGCTCTGCGGTCTCGCTGCGCTGCTCGTCCTCCTGTGGGCGGTCTCCCGGGCCGCCGAGACATGCTGGCTGAGGCCACGGCGGCTCAGCCGGGCGCTCAGGGCGCAGGGCCTGGGCGGCGCGGCGTACCGCTTTCCCGCCGGGGACCTCGCGGACAACGGCCGGCTCAACGAGGAGGCTCGGTCCAAGCCCATGCCGCTGTGCCACGACATTGTACCCCGTGTGGCGCCACACCTCGTCAACATCGTCAAGGAACACG GCAACGTTTGCATCACCTGGTTTGGACCAGTCCTAAGGATGGTCATAGCAGAGCCAAAGCTAGTGAGAGAGATCCTATCTGACAAGTCCGGCCATTTCGAAAAATTCACCAACAAACGTCTGGGAAAACTGATAGCCCTTGGGCTTGCGAGCTACGACGGTGAGAAATGGGCGATGCACAGAAGAATCTTAAACCCCGCTTTCCATCTCGAAAAGCTCAAG AGCATGTTGCCGGCTTTCTCGACATGCTGCACCGAGTTGATAAGCAGCTGGGAAAGTAAATTAGCCGGTTCTGATGGATCACATGAAATAGACATATGGGAGGATTTCCAGAACCTAACCGGAGACGTGATCTCTCGCACGTCGTTCGGTAGCAGCTTCATGGAAGGGCGAAGGATCTTCCAGCTTCAGGCAGAGCAAGCAGAGCGAATTATCAAGGCCTTCCAGTATATGTACATCCCAGGCTACCT CTTCTTTCCGACTGAAAACAACAAGAGGATGAAGCAGATCAACCGAGAGATTGAAGGGCTCCTGAGAGGCATCATCGAGAAGCGGGAGCGCGCAATGGAGAACGACGGGCTTGGCGGCGACGACTTGCTTGGCCTGATGCTGCAGTCGAACAAGGAGAGGGGGACGTCAAGGATGAGGATGAGCACCGAGGATGTGATCGAGGAGTGCAAGCTCTTCTACTTCGCGGGGATGGAGACCACGTCCGTGCTGCTCACCTGGACGCTGGTCGTCCTGGGCATGCACCCCGAGTGGCAGGATCGGGCCAGGGAAGAAGTCCTCAGCGTCTTCGGCAAGGACAAGCCCAACTTCGACGGCCTCAGTCGACTCAAAACG GTGACGATGATACTGTATGAGGTGCTCAGGCTGTACCCACCGGCGGTTACGCTGAACCGGAAGACATCCAGAGAGATGCAGATTGGAGGTATCACCTACCCTGCGggcgtgctgctggagctgccgaTAATCATGGTTCACCACAACCCGGATGTATGGGGGAAAGACGTGCTGGAGTTCAAGCCGGAGAGGTTTGCGGAGGGGATCTCCAAGGCAACCAAGGACCAGCCGGTCTTCTTCCCGTTCGGCTGGGGCCCGAGGATTTGCATCGGCCAGAACTTCGCGATGCTGGAAGCCAAGATGGCGCTCAGCATGATCCTTCAGCGTTTCGAGTTCCAGCTCTCACCTTCCTACACGCATGCGCCGTACACAGTCATCACACTGCATCCTCAGCATGGAGCGCAGATTATACTCAAGAGTCTCTGA